The Scyliorhinus torazame isolate Kashiwa2021f chromosome 7, sScyTor2.1, whole genome shotgun sequence genome has a window encoding:
- the nsun4 gene encoding 5-methylcytosine rRNA methyltransferase NSUN4, whose translation MAALRPSGCRLKLLTDRLRKWQRLERRNIYKKKWASSQPRVPSTRLALHSMDMSYSLQLGELWPSTRLALLCQQKYAALLNGFGDVSKTIREMEGRRARDFVYEGRGDRPASDPSCPARPPVISGDMAPEMEHPIAVSPNLKCFTFPRGDITRFKPARPDSLRLLEYYLMDAASLLPVLILDVQPGHTVLDLCAAPGGKSLALLQTECCRHLTVNDISSSRLSRLRKILHSYVPKNIYTEDRLRITSFDGRYWGEVERNTFDRVLVDVPCTTDRHSVLEEDNNIFSRLRLRERQRLPLLQTQLLVSGILATKPGGSIVYSTCSLSQLQNEYVVERAVQVAKTEHNVELRLVDLTAVQTLYSDTFNFYGRCRVGELVLPHLTANFGPMYFCKLHRVH comes from the exons ATGGCGGCGCTGAGGCCATCGGGGTGTCGGTTGAAGCTTTTAACCGACAGgctgagaaaatggcagaggctggAGCGGCGGAACATTTACAAGAAGAAGTGG GCGTCGTCGCAGCCCCGGGTGCCCAGCACTCGGCTGGCCTTACACAGTATGGACATGAGCTACAGCCTGCAGCTCGGTGAGCTCTGGCCCTCCACCCGCCTGGCTTTACTTTGCCAGCAGAAATACGCGGCCCTGCTCAACGGCTTCGGGGACGTGTCGAAGACGATCCGCGAGATGGAGGGGCGGCGGGCCCGGGACTTTGTGTACGAGGGCCGGGGGGACAGGCCCGCCTCCGACCCCTCCTGCCCCGCTCGTCCCCCGGTGATCAGTGGCGACATGGCACCGGAGATGGAGCACCCCATTGCCGTCAGCCCAAACCTCAAGTGTTTCACTTTTCCCAGGGGAGACATCACACGTTTTAAGCCTGCAAG ACCAGACAGTTTAAGATTGTTGGAATATTATCTGATGGATGCTGCATCGCTCCTCCCAGTACTCATCCTGGATGTTCAGCCCGGTCACACAGTCCTTGATCTCTGCGCAGCACCTGGTGGAAAGTCTCTCGCACTGCTACAGACAGAATGCTGTC GGCATCTCACAGTCAACGATATATCCTCATCTCGACTAAGCAGGTTGCGTAAAATTCTCCATAGTTATGTCCCAAAGAATATATATACAGAGGACAGGCTACGCATCACTTCATTTGATGGCAGATACTGGGGAGAGGTAGAGAGGAACACCTTTGACCGG GTGTTAGTTGATGTTCCTTGTACAACTGACAGGCATTCTGTACTCGAGGAAGACAATAATATCTTCAGTCGTCTACGACTCCGAGAGCGGCAGAGGCTTCCTTTATTACAGACCCAGCTATTGGT TTCTGGCATTCTTGCCACAAAACCTGGCGGATCAATTGTATATTCAACGTGCAGCCTGTCCCAGTTACAAAATGAGTACGTGGTGGAGAGAGCAGTTCAAGTGGCAAAGACAGAACATAATGTGGAGCTGCGACTGGTGGACCTGACTGCTGTCCAGACACTTTACAGTGACACGTTTAATTTCTATGGCCGTTGTAGAGTTGGGGAACTAGTCCTCCCACATCTCACTGCAAATTTTGGGCCAATGTATTTTTGTAAACTGCACAGAGTACACTAA